Part of the Polyodon spathula isolate WHYD16114869_AA chromosome 30, ASM1765450v1, whole genome shotgun sequence genome, GACACACTTTCATGTAACTGGTAACTTGACTTGACTGAGGGGTAACTGACGGCACAGGGAGTAAGGGTTGTTTAGTGCACTTAAATGCCCTCATGTTCTGCCAGTGGGACAAATTGCCTCTGGATGAGTTTTAAGCCTTTTTAACTCACCTACCATGAACAAAGGGTAGGTTTGAGgccttttttaaactttaaatcatGAATTTACTAGATTAAACCTGGTGGATGTTACAGTAGTTTGAATTAATGACTGGCCTTCTAAATAAAGCACACCTGCCTTTCGAATGTTTTCATTAGCTTTAATAACGCAAAGCAATAGCACATCCAGTATCAGTAAAGAATGGTATCTCTAGCTCTTTACTACAGCATTCAACAATATTATTTATTGGGCATGTCTGATCTGTAGTACCTGAGAAATTAATGCACTTGACCCACTCTGAGGATGAGACCTTGCTTTTTGCCTTGTCCCATTCAGCTTGAATGGGCCTTCCAAACAATTTGGGGATGTGAGGTGAATTTTTCCTTTTCACCCTACTTGTGTCTTGCCTCAGCCTGTGCAAGAGTGAATGAGAATAACCATTCCAATGAAATGCCTTGTCTAAAATTAACTATTCTCAACTGCCAaagtgatattaaaatgtatgGTCGACGGTCAANNNNNNNNNNNNNNNNNNNNNNNNNNNNNNNNNNNNNNNNNNNNNNNNNNNNNNNNNNNNNNNNNNNNNNNNNNNNNNNNNNNNNNNNNNNNNNNNNNNNNNNNNNNNNNNNNNNNNNNNNNNNNNNNNNNNNNNNNNNNNNNNNNNNNNNNNNNNNNNNNNNNNNNNNNNNNNNNNNNNNNNNNNNNNNNNNNNNNNNNNNNNNNNNNNNNNNNNNNNNNNNNNNNNNNNNNNNNNNNNNNNNNNNNNNNNNNNNNNNNNNNNNNNNNNNNNNNNNNNNNNNNNNNNNNNNNNNNNNNNNNNNNNNNNNNNNNNNNNNNNNNNNNNNNNNNNNNNNNNNNNNNNNNNNNNNNNNNNNNNNNNNNNNNNNNNNNNNNNNNNNNNNNNNNNNNNNNNNNNNNNNNNNNNNNNNNNNNNNNNNNNNNNNNNNNNNNNNNNNNNNNNNNNNNNNNNNNNNNNNNNNNNNNNNNNNNNNNNNNNNNNNNNNNNNNNNNNNNNNNCCTTGCCATGTTTTTTCTAACAtcatcttcaggtttgaacaataacAGTGGTGGGCTAACTAATCTGCTGAAATtctttttggctttgttttttgcagttgtaataagatttgtgattttttttttttttttactcattagATGTTacatcctaaaatatatatagtagGCTATACTTTTGTCACTCAAATCACgcaacaggaaagcattttttattgtacataCATGAATTAGacagttcatcatttgaaaactaCAATTTTCACCATCAGACAAAAAGGTAGTGGATCtggcacaaattaacccctgaatAAAAGTGCTCTGAGAGACACCTGaaaggttttagaaaacagatcGAAATGAAGTGGAATGACCCTAGTTATAGTATCTTAGCTTACAAATAATGTACACTTCAGCtattgtattatgtgttttactttatttttttattattattttacaaattatgtGCTTATTGTTACCTTTTTGTTACTTATAAACACATACTGCAAAATACAGATATGTGTGTATCTGCCGGTGCAGAAAAATCAACAACATAGAGGACACTATGCtgtcaaatataaatataaatgtaaaatatactgtCCGCTAAAATGATAGAAAGTAAATTTAGCCATGTgcattacagtaataaaatattgcagcccACAAATATTCAATGTAATAGCATGTGAAAAATATctttgaaatatatttcaagggtAAATGGTATCCACTAACTTGTAAAAGTAATTATTTCTCCACAATCTCTGAGCACCAAAAGTTACTGTAAGTTGCTTGTTTAATTTCCCACTGCTTACTTTTTCTTTGCCTGTATTCAGAAAGCTGCTTGTGAAGAGAGGTTAGAGAAActagctggatttttttttttttaaacaagcttatttttttatatgtttttttgttttttgttttatggacATGCACACCAGTTCTCAATGCTAAATTCCTTGAGTGAGAGATTCGCCATTGTAGTAATTCATCTTTGTAGttgcgttttaaaataaaactgttttaacatGTACATGTTATATTTCTCCAGCGACGATGCTGATTTTGCTGAGAATCTAAAACTTACTTTGGATAAGTCATCAATATCAGACTACAGGCAAGCCCAAAACCATTTGAGAAGCAAACTTATGTTTATTACAGTAGGATAGACCCATTAACACAAACACTTGTAATTAGTCTGATATAGAGGACTTAAGTACCATTTTCATTGAATGGCCCATCAACACTTTTCTATAGTGAACACATACAATAGGCCACAAATATCCAtcaaacacagttttattttaaaatgaagttacAAAGATACAATAGGCCACAATAGGTagcaagttataaaaaaataaaaaattaaaatactgtacaatgttaAGGGTAGCTCTGTGAACTTGATTGCTTCTCACTAAAAAACAACCACTTAAAGTAGGTCAcagtgcaagtaaaataaaaaatatatactttctaCCATCTTATTCACACAAGCACTTAAAGGAGATGGTAAATGCAATGTTTATTAAGCTCAAGAGTTGTGCTTTATACAATATAGTAACCTTAAGGTTTCCCACTGAACATGTTTTAAATCCTGGTGTTGCTGCTTCTGATCGTACACACTTCACAGATACAAAAGTATACACACAACTGGCATTTTACTCAATATTTTAAAGATTAACTGAAGTATGTTTCGTAAGCACGGTTCTCATGGAAATCAAAATGTTGATAAAACCTTTATTCTTAGAGCATCAGGAAAcataaacactgcaaaaaaaaaataaactatcaaGAAAGAATACCAAACCTTACTGGTTTAATAAAACATGGGTTTATAAACAGGGCCTACTACATGTTGCATCTACAATATATCTAAGCTGTAGTACAATAGAAGCCACTGTACAACTTTAATCTTTTGTCTGAAAACAATCACTTTTATATAAGACTATTCACAGCATGTATTATGGAATTTAATGTAACAGATCCTTGTAATGGCTGCCGGTTCTAATGCACATTGGTGTTACAATTAATAgtaactaaatttaaaaataaattaataaattataaccTAAAGCTAACGTGACTGATGAAGTGCTAACTGCTGTCCATCTTTGTGGAGCTGCAACCGTTCCTTTTCCACCTGCAGACGCTCCTTTTCGATTTGCAGCCTCCCAGATTCAAACTTAAAAAACTGCAGCCGCTCCTTTTCCAGCTGTAAACGCTCCTTCTCCAGTTTGAGTTTTTCGCCCTCCAGATCGATGGGTTGCCAGGGTTTCCTCTCCGTCTGGCTGTGCTCGCAGTCCAGCGAGGGCCTCTCGGACTGGAACATGAGGAGCCGGAGCCTCTCCCTCTCAATCTGCAAGCGCTCTTTCTCCAGCTGCAGCCTCTCGTGCTCGATGTCTATCCGCCTCAGCTTCTCCTTCTCGATCTGCAGTCGCTCCTTCTCCACCTGCAGCCTCTCTGACTCAACATTCAGCCGGTGCTTCTCCAAGTCCAGCCTCTGTTTCTCCAGAGTGATGAGAATGTTGGTCCCGTCATCGGCACTGGCTATGTCTCTCGTTGCTGCTTTGGTGGCGCTGAGCATCCCAAACTCATCTATGTGCGCAAACACTTCTGGAATTCTGCCTTCTCTTTCGATGACGGGCAAGACAGTGGGGAAACTGTCCTCGTCCTCTTCTTcatccccctctccctctccttcttcTCCTTCCCCTTCTTCTTCTCCTTCAAGCTACAGCAGAAATTAAtacaagagagcaaaacctgaATCATTTTGCAATAGAAGTGTTCCTTCTACGGCATTTAAGAATAACTGTATGGGGTATTTTATTgcatagatgtgtgtgtgtgtgtgtgtgtgttattcatGCATTACACATATTTGTTCACTTTACCAAGGTCCTCTTCTCTCAGTGGCATTCTTTGtaattcatatacagtatgagtTTGTTTCAGGGATTCAGCATTTAGAATTTGGTTTGTTGGTTACATGGCATTAAATCTCTTTGACAGATCAGTAAGCAGTCATAGATAAGAGATGCCCTGAGGTTTGCATACCGATTTTTCAGGGAGAAATCATGACTGTTGCATCCCAAAAATGatgtttacagtactgtaggtttcaataaaaaatatacaatttcatgaaaaaaaaaaaaaacatttttgtttgttggtgtttTAATGTCAATATATTTAATGAATAAACCT contains:
- the msantd4 gene encoding myb/SANT-like DNA-binding domain-containing protein 4, producing MKQLKRKRKSNYSVKETQTLIREIRKRKDVLFSKQQNTAINELKRRAWDEVADCVNALGEGELRTAVEVKRRYLDWRALMKRKQVRAELSQVKNEYNLSSPDIYNSVSSDQSVDLSGFSKDLSCEWQDLSEFGEPSSQPSSSVKIEDDDPQNYKLEGEEEGEGEEGEGEGDEEEDEDSFPTVLPVIEREGRIPEVFAHIDEFGMLSATKAATRDIASADDGTNILITLEKQRLDLEKHRLNVESERLQVEKERLQIEKEKLRRIDIEHERLQLEKERLQIERERLRLLMFQSERPSLDCEHSQTERKPWQPIDLEGEKLKLEKERLQLEKERLQFFKFESGRLQIEKERLQVEKERLQLHKDGQQLALHQSR